In Numenius arquata chromosome 1, bNumArq3.hap1.1, whole genome shotgun sequence, the DNA window AATGGGATACACAAGCAGTAGGGATTTTTTCAgccatggttggtttttttggtacatAAGTGCTGTGTTCTGATAAATACACTGTTCTGTttctgagaggaaggaaaggaagggtggTGCTGGATTTGAGAGAGGCCTAACACAATTAGGGGCAGCTTTAACTTCTGTATTAACTTCTGAATGTGCTGAAGACTGTTCTCTTAAAATACAGACAAATGTTGCAGCAGGTTAGccctcagaaacctggatggAGCTGAAATCAGATTCAAGGTGTTACTGAAGGGAAGAACTAGAGAATGTGAACTTggaaaaagcagagctggagcaagccacagggaagaaaaaaatttcctttacGGAGGTCAGCCCCATCTGCTTTTAGGACTAATAATATCTTCAATATACAGCACAAGTGAAGATAGAAGTTGTGTATGTATTTTATTGGGGTGTTTTCTTCCTCGAGTTGCCtaactctgatttaaaaaaaaaaaaaaaagaatgactaaagcatgtctctaagcactgtgtcaacccgtcttttaaatacctccagggatggtgcctcaaccacttccctgggcagcccattccaatgcttagtaaccctttccatgtaaacatttttcctaatctccaatctgaacctcccctggcgcaacttgaggccatttcctcttgtcctatcacttgtgacttgggagaagagaccgacccccacctctctacaccctcctttcagggagttgtagagagcaagaaggtctccccctcagcctccttttctccaggctgaacacccccagttccctcagcctctcctcataaggcttgttctccagacccctcaccagctttattgcccttccctggacccactccagcacctcaatgtctttttttgtggtaagggacccAAAACATGCCATGGAGCAGTCTCAAAGGCATCAGAAGTGTGTTTCCATTCTCCTGACAGTTGTTCCTAAGGGTTTTACTTGATAAAGAAATCCTTAAAGGCTTCGTTCCCAAGCCACTGAACCCAACAGAACTTTTTGTTTTCATGCCAGTGGTCTTAGGAGCGAGTCCTAATTCTTAGTGATGGAAAGGAACTTACAAAAATATGATACATCTTTCAATCTGAGCTAAGTGTGGAGCGTCCTGTGAGTAAGTCTCTCTCAAATAACCTCACAAGAGGCAGAAAATTCCTGCTCACATCGTCAGTCATGGGTGACAGAAGCAGCCTCACTCACCTGGGAAACAGGATGCCAGGAGCTCCAGTTTCTCCCTGGGGAATAGCCCAATTCATCAtccctttcttcttctgcaaCAGGGACAGAGACAGTCGAGACAATTCCAAGGCAACAGCCATGTTGCCACCCAAGGCAGCAAACCTTTCAACTGCTAAACGGAAGCAGCTGCCTCACCAAAGCTCTTCAAGAAAGCTCTTTCATTAACTATAGCCCCTCACAACAAGCAGAGACACCACCACTGAGAACTGATCCAGGTCGTCACACTGCTGTGCTTTCTGCAAGCGCAACACTCAACAGCTTCACCCAGGAGACAAGCTCTTGACCAACAGAGAAGCCGGTGGAGGCAAGGACAGCCTTCTTCCCTGGCTTTGGGCAAATCCTTCATCCAGGCACTGACTGCTCTCCCActtatggccagcaggtcaagggtcACCCTCGGTATTCTCTATCCTTTTTTGCAGTAAACACCAGTGGCAGGACAACTTCCAACATCAAGCAAAGCATCTACAACAGCCAAGAGTGCTTGCAAAGCTGTCTCTTCATCACAGCGGTTCTAGGGACGCTGCGCCACCAGGAGCATTAAATAGTGGAAACTACAGAAGAAAAGATACCTTCTCATACCAAACTGAAGGGACATCAGCTTCCTTCAACCCCTCCAGAAGAATGTAGAACAACGTTCCTTGTTTTGATGGAGACACTTTGTTGGAAGTTCTGAGTAGAATcacagtgtcctggtttcagctgggacagagttgatTTTCTTCCTAGTGActaattaactccatcccagccgcAACCAGGACACACAAAGTTCAAAGGAGACCAAGAGAAGCTCACAGGACAGTCAGAACAAGCTTCAGTTCACTGCACTGCAGTGAGTTTCTTAAAGCAGAACATAAGGGCTTCCTCTCAAACAAGAGAAACTATGCCCCAGCTAAAGACAGGTACCCCGAGATCACACTCAATGGTGTCTTCATGcccaaaagagggaaaatacaCCATTTATTTGAGCTGGAGACAGGAACATTGGTTGTCCACAAAGTGACAGAACTTACAGTGTAAGTAGCAGCAGGAAAACCATCAGCATATTCTCAGTTGCCTGATCGTCCTTCAGAATGAGGTAAAGAAGGGAAAaactacatttattttgtttacagCTAAACACCCCAAAACATCAGACCAAGTATGAAACAGCGCTGCCATTTTTCATCTTGTCATTTCTTCCGCTTTAAATGCGGTTTTGAGAGTTTCTTGTTGCAGCCAAATACTtcgattaaaaaaaccaaaccaccaccacacgTAGGCAAGTAGTTTTcatggattttaattttaaataattttcaagagTAATATAAAAGTTACAAGTTTGTCTGTTCAGACTAATCGTTGatttctgcccccccctcccccctccaaaattCTTCACTGGAGTTACTTGATGCGTCTTCCAGGTAACACTGCTTAGAAAGCGCTTCGAATGACATAATTGAAGCTTATGTTTTCCAGAAGAGAGGGTTCTGTGTCAGACGTCTCTGGAAGTTCTCATacctagaaaaacaaaaacagacaaagaaaccAAAAGCTGCTGCAAATAAGATGGCTTTAATCTATGCAGAGAACATACATCTACTCCACACCAGGATGTGAGTAAATCCAAAAATCCTCCTTTCTGCTTCCAGATCAAGAATATCCACAGCGAGACTTGCATATTTTAACAACTGTATGGATTTCATTAAAGTGGTATCTCACAGGATGCTCTTTCAAGCTTAGTCAAATTGTAACTGAATTTAAAGTGGCTATTTTGTGCATAACATTTTTTGGGCCAGGAAATCAACATTTGGGCAGTTAGAAGCGCGAGTCTAAGACTGCCCGTCATCctcataatcatagaattgtctaggttggaagagacttttaagagaactgagtccaaccgtcaacctaacgctgccaagtccaccactaaaccatgtccctcagcaccacatctacccagcttttaaatacctccagggatggtgattccaccacttccctgggcagcctcttccagtgcttgataaccctttcagtgtagaaatttttcctaatatccaacctaaacctcccctggtgcaacttgaggctgcttcctcttgtcctattgcttggtACTGCcaatgacaaaatgaaaaaaaggttctccTACATCTCACGGTTGCTAAGCCAACTCAAACGAGAAAAGAGACTCTAAAGGGTTTTAAACACACTCAAATTAGAGAAAGGCTTATTTTTGAATGAATTTCTAAGCCAAACTATTGAATTTCCATTGTAGCCAGCCCATTTCATAGACCTAAGATACTCTACAAATTACAAGCTATAATTAAACACATTATAATGACTCACAAACATAAGAACAGAGccaaaaaatgttgttttttctgtGACTGTAATCACATTAACAGATTTCTACACACAAATGCATTTATTAGAGCTATGCTTCACCTCACGATGCTTTTGAACAACCACCACAAGCAAATACAGCATCAGCCATGCAAGGACCAGCCCTTACCCTGCTGCTTTAGCCTGTTCCCTTTGATTTCTCTCGTCAAAGACATTACCCACATATATTTGTGGAGTGTTCTAAGTAGAAGAGATCTGCATCAAATTACACTGCTAAAGAAAATCTATTGCTTAGATGAATTGCTTGCGTATTCATGAGATCTGAACTAATGATAGAACTGTATTCAGAAAGCccaaaacactgttttaaaaaaggTTTAGGTTAATACTATAGAGGCTAAAGAGGGCTAAAGCGATCAACtgtaggaaagaatttttcagacaTCCTAAAGGGCTGCCGGCAGTTCACTGTTTATCTCCAGACTATACAGGCTTTCCCCAtcaaggacaagaggtaacgggcacagacttgaacacaggaaattccatctaaacacgaggaggaacttctttcctttgagggtggcagagccctggaacaggctgcccagagaggtggtggagtctccttctctggagacattcaaaacccgcctgaacacgctcctgtgcaacctgctctgggtggacctgctttggcaggggggttggactagatgatctccagaggtcccttccaaccccatatcattctgtgattgataGTTATTTCTTAAACCAATCCCTGGAAAACAACTCAGAGACTTTGGCATTTGTGCTCAAGGCTCTTGGTGATAGAACCAGGTCAACTAAACACAAAGCCAGTGCACAGAACATCTCTATTCTTGagataaacaacaacaaacacttttaaacatttttgcatCATCTCACTGAATAGTGTGACAGTTCAGTACTCGGAAATCAGCTGGTTTAATGCCTGGAAAAAAGAAGACGTGTTACTAGAGATCGTTGCCATTACCATTTCAGAACTACGTTTGCCGGAATGAAAGCTTCAGAAGGATTTGGGGTCATCTGTGCCTGAGTAACAGCAAATGAGGAAGCGAAGTTATAGAAGTTATCCAACATCTTCTgagtgaactgaaataaaaaagaaaaaagagagacattttaaagctttttttcaatttgatttttttttgcaaaagtttAGCAGATACACAACTCCTACGTGAAGTAAAATTAGCATTGCCTTCTAAACCACAAAGAACCAAGGTCTGAGGATGTCTGGTTTAAATTGATCAAAACGTCCTAACTCTCAGTCTTGCCCTCAGATCCATCCAGAAATCCTTTTCATAATCTTCACTcgccctctccctgcccagttTCATCCAACTGGAGAAACAGCTTTGggaagaacattttcttcttgtgACAGTGATACAGAGACAAGAGCTGTCTCTCTCCTCCGTATTAAACCATCAGAAGAACTGTAGACTGGGTGAAAGCTGCCGTTCCAGCTCACAGCAAAACACCAGTCGCTAAACCAGCTGAGAAGTCTGCAACCTGCCTCGTAACAACTTGCCAGACTCCAGTGATGGGGAAATTTCCTTTACTTTTCACCACAGAAGGGCTGCCATCCTATCATCCTCTGCCACAACATCTCGCTGGGGACAACATGAAAAAGATGCATCGGAAACTTCTAAACTGTaggaataaggaaataaaaagagtAAAAGACAGGCCAAGAAGCAGTAAGCCCTGTATGGAGAGGATGAGGCTTCAGGACATGCCCAGCCAGTCTACAAAGAGATAAGCCTATGGCACCTCCTTCTTTCCcctattctttttattttaagaaaaagtatgCATTGTTTTGGTGGGAGAAGAAGCCATTTTCACAGAGAGTGAAATGATGGAGGAAGACAGAGCCCGGGGCAATGTGTGCACACTCTCACGCTTCCCTCCACCTGCACTGACAAAAGGAGTGGAAGAACCGATGTCCCAGAACCCAGAAGCCAACCCTCAGTGTCATCCCACTCACATGCAGAACTCTGTGGTTTTGTCCCACCTTTTTCCAtacaaatataataatattttttatgttttaataataTAACCCACTctataaaaaatacatacaattaTAAAGCTTCATAAAACTTACTAAAAATATAGTGGGAAAGCAACCCATTAGAGTAGCAACACATGATTTTGGCtttaacaaaaatacttttaTCACTATAATGTAGCAGTTCCAAAGAGATAAGTATTTAATAAAAGCCATTAGTCATTCACAAACATGCTCCCAGTCATATCCCCTTCCTCTGCCACCTACTCCCTCAAAGGTTTCCTTCAACTATGACTTCAACCTTTGGCTCAACTGCCTTCCTTGAAAGCAATATGCAATTTCAGTTCAGATGTGACtctcttttaatagaaaaatccaCCTAACTAGAAAtaacatttgtaaaaaaaaaaagttgtgtaatTATTAGGTGGTTTCCCCGCCCCCTTTAAATATTATTGCCAGAAAACTCCACCAGCCACCTTGCAAATGATCTGAAGAGGCACATTATCACCTCGTGACTTTGCTGCTGTTACAAAAATTGGTGGAATCAGAAGTGTTATTTAGATGTCATTTGACCCTGACAACTCCAGAAAACCTCAATTAACCACAGTATACAAAAATAGCTGCTGGTCAACTCCTAGTCACGATAACGTTCTCCAAGAGACAACACCTATTTGGAGCTATTATGTGTATAAACTGCCAAAGGACATCAGCTACGCTATAAGGATTAGGGCTTAACTACCAATGTACCTCAGCAAGAGTCTGtaaggaaagcaaggaaaaaaaaaaaaaaagcctcaagaaAGCCTCACCAACTCCTGCCAGAGTTGTCAGTGTTAGGGAAATTAAGATCTGCCATGCAGATCTAGCTTGCCTTGAACTGCTGTTAGATGGCCCACTAACTGCCAGCGCCTGCTGAGCATTTCCAGAGGTTTGACCTCTGAAAAATGGGAAGTGTTGCAGCCCAAAGCCTGATCCACAGGGAAagaactaggggaaaaaaaaaaaaaaaaagagacaagtcTTTCTACAGGAGAGGGCACGattctgtatttctgcagaaCTACATCAGAAGGATTTCGCAAGGGTCAGTGGTACGCTTGAATATTTATCTACATCCATGCCCATATCTGACTTGACTTTTGAGTAATTTTTGACCATTCCTGCAAGTCTATGCGCCAGAATTCCAGCACCTACAAATCACCAGAGATCCACCGTTTCTTACATGTATTTAGTCATAGATGCTCCTATAAGGAAGTATCGTAAGTATTTTTACAGTCTATTGATAGTCTATTTATTAGTAAACTCTATTATAGATATTACAATCTATTACAGTCTGAGCACGCAAAATCCAATCCTTTACAAAAGACACGGTTTTCCAGTGTAAGAAAAAGTTCACTTCAAAATATCAAAGCATCTACCCCAACGATTTGACAATGATTAGGCTGGTTACAATCCTATAGCCATCcatagcagctttttttttttttttaaattagttcttCAGAGACTCAATTCTTAAGACTTTAGTAGTACAGAGAATTTCTGAAAACAGAACGTCCAAGCTACCTCTGTGAACGAATCTACTGATGACACAGCAGCGCTTGCAACAGGAGTCTGCTGGGCCAGGTTCTCCAGCAGTTCCACCGAGATTCCAATCTGGGCCACCGTTGGCGTCTGGGGGAGGTTCATGGCACCAAAGGGATGTTGACTTCCTTTCCCTGAAAGGATCAAACAGCACACGTTAGATTTGGCACACATGTAAAGACTGTGTTACTTAAATTACCATGTTTCTTTGCACAAGGTATTCCTCAACTCCCACTAGAGAGATCTCCCTGtctcaaaaagacagaaaaaaatcacacagtcCAAGCACAGACACAAGTACACACATGCACAGCAGATAAAACAGTGTGACAGGTACATTTAGAAATATAGCAAATCTTCAGgaaatttctaaaaaaaggaatatatcaTTTTAAAGCTCCCTATGAAGTAAGTGGATTCAACAGGAAATACAATCTGTGAGTAAAAGACAGTAGAACCTTTCTCTGTCAGACAAAGCCTTTAATTCATGTTgtaacaacagcagaaaaacaggaaacaggCAGCACTGCTGCACTGTTGTTTGATTCACTCATTCAAACCAGGTGCTTGTGAGCCTGTTTGTGCACTAAAAAACAGAGAACGTTACTTCAAGATCGCTCTGACTCAAAGCTGTCCCCgtgcagggctgggcagccccaggtctGGTCTGAACTGCTCAAAACCACCAACAGCAGCAAAGGTCAAAGGAACAGCCATGGAACAGAAAGGCCTCTCACTTCGCAAGAGCCACAGAGCAAACAATGGATCAGGCAGAAAACCACCCCCAAGTTGCACACCAGTCATACAGGCATCACCCCAGCCCTCTGCTATCGCTTCTGACCTTTCTCAACTGAGCACTAACGAGTACTTTCAGTCCCAGCTTCAGCTAGGGCTCTGCAAACAGTGACAGGCATCTAGAGCCGCTTAAATCACACACTCCTCTTTGTCAGCATCTGGAAAGGAGAATACAGGGAAAAGGTCTGGGGGACCACAGTGCTATTATTAAACAATTACTAATACTCCACCTAAGTTTGAGCAAACACAATAGAAAAGCACCATCTTAACACAGACGTGATGTTTCAGTAGCACACGCTGGCCTCTTACTAGCAGGAGAAAGCAAAGCTAATCAAGAGCTGTCCTACAGACCAGTCGATGCTATCTTGAGCTGCGAGAAAGACCGACTGAAATCTAAAGCACCACCTGACTCAGTTCCATGGTCAAAAACTCAGTCAGCAAAACCAGCACAAGTCTGAGAACGGAACTGAGGCTCAAAGACTGAGTATCTCAGACACTTGACCATTCTTCTGCAGATACACAAGGCATTACCACAAAGAAGCCAACATCCAATCCATACGGAAAGCACATTCGAAAACCCAGTACCCTTTTCAACTGAAGCCAAGTGTGACTCCTCACTCCAGACCCTACAACTGCATATAGTGCTGCATTTAAGAGTAAAGCACTTACTACTGAAGTGTTACTTTAACACAAGGCCAACGAGAAGAGAGTTCATCTCCCGAAGTGCTATTTAGGAGTGTTTTTGTGAAACACCATTGCTGTATGATCTCAGCCTTTACTGTAGGTAGATGCTTGCTTGGTAAAATTTATTACAgtattaagaaagagaaaagctatTAGAAACCAAATATGTCACAAGTTCATTATTAAAAATCCCAATAGCAATAGAGCTGGTAGAAGTTTTACATCTTGTGACTGACAAGATGTACATTTACAATAAAAACGTAACACCCTCAAGCAGCAGGCTCCAGCAGAATGTATCACTACTCAAAGAGACACTCATTAtctaaataatgaaatacatccATTCTGTCACTTTGCATGCAATCCCATGGAGCCACTCTCCTGGAAAGACATCTGCCTAAAAAGGGTGAGAGAAAAGCATCCCCTGCCATCCTTACACCAACTGAAATACGCTCCACGTTTTCAATGCTGGGCTCTTGCCATTAACACTCCAAACCTTACAAATGCAGAGAACACACGTGTGAGCTGACAGGgtcaggatgcaggaacaaccacaaagccatggatgaaatgcaaagagtaaatttaatcTTGATACGTCGCGAACTGGGGGATCTccgaagcagcacccgggcagaggcacgcAAACAGGAAAGGAGGCACCGCGAAGCTCCATCCTTGCTAGAGAGAGTGTTACTGAGCCTGCTGTTCTCGCCTGTATATTGGGGATTCACACAGGCATAGTTtaccgctgtgctttgatctttccaaCAGCAAGGCAGGATTCTCAAGCATGTTCGTCAGACTCGGAGGCACCCTATCACAGGCTTGTGTTTTCTTAACACATACgttctacttgtcaagcacacaagactaaacaaCGATTAATATGATATATGTGTTTTTCTACACCCCAGCTGCAAGTCACTTGAGTCACACAGCAACAGGCAACTCAACCTGTACAGTTCCAGGGCATTTCAGACACTAAAGATAAACTTAACATAAGGGTTACAAATGATATAGTCAACCTTTCCCAACATCTGTGTAATAAAACACTATGCTACTGTGCCACTTCAGCTGGCCACTCATGTCCACATAAGAAACACACTGGCCCTCTTCATCACACAAGAAAGAAACTCAACTATAACCACTGTATCACAGGGACCTGACAAACAGGGACACAGATTTGTTCCTCTCAACAAGAGATTAAGTTCAAGCAACGACAGCACACCACAATATTTTCCACAATTTTTCCACAATATTTTCCACAGCTATTAATACAACTATATAATATCCCCAGCAAACAAGTCAATGTCACAAAATACTATCCATGTCACAAAAATTACCTGTTTTCCCATAATTTTTAATGTACGTATTCCTGACATAACCTAATAAGAGACTGACATAATctagacatttttaaaagctctccACACTGTTCCAGCTCATAAAAGTAACAGGCAGCCTCTTTATTACACTAGGCTTTTCAAAGCCCAAGTCAACTTCATGTGCTATTAATTCTCCAAATTAGCCCTCAGTGTTCTCATATTAGCCTGCACTTACTTAATTAGAAATATCTGTGCAACCTCCATGTTTCTCATAAGCCTCACCTACAGGTTTGCTACACACAACATCCCCAGAAAAATTGACAAGGCTGAAAACACCTTGACAACGGAGCCACTCAGCTTTAAACTGCTATTTTACACGAATGAAGCCTCAATAGCCAAGCTACGAACATAATTGCCTAATACTTACGCAGGGGATAAAACTCTACTTCACGTTCTTTACTCATAATGTCTTTGTGGAACAGCCCTGCTACGCTGAATCAGGAGACATCTCAGCACCCCAATGTTTGTTGAAGGACATGCCATTGACACCTgtcctcttcttccccctccatTTCACAGAAACATATGGCCTGTTCAAAAAATTAGCTTGTGGTAGTCAAATCAAAACACAGATTtcaacatggacctgttggaacaagtccagcggagggccacgaagatgatcagagggatggagcacctctcctttgaagacaggcagagagagctgggattgttcagcctgcagaagagaaggctccagggagacctcatagcagccttccaatatctgaagggagcctacaggagagccggagagggactctttgtcaggaagtgtagtga includes these proteins:
- the HIKESHI gene encoding protein Hikeshi isoform X2, encoding MFGCLVAGRLVQAAPQQVAEDKFVFDLPDYENINHVVVFMLGTIPFPEGMGGSVYFCYPDQSGMAVWQLLGFVTNEKPSAIFKISGLKSGKGSQHPFGAMNLPQTPTVAQIGISVELLENLAQQTPVASAAVSSVDSFTEAQMTPNPSEAFIPANVVLKWYENFQRRLTQNPLFWKT
- the HIKESHI gene encoding protein Hikeshi isoform X1, yielding MFGCLVAGRLVQAAPQQVAEDKFVFDLPDYENINHVVVFMLGTIPFPEGMGGSVYFCYPDQSGMAVWQLLGFVTNEKPSAIFKISGLKSGKGSQHPFGAMNLPQTPTVAQIGISVELLENLAQQTPVASAAVSSVDSFTEFTQKMLDNFYNFASSFAVTQAQMTPNPSEAFIPANVVLKWYENFQRRLTQNPLFWKT
- the HIKESHI gene encoding protein Hikeshi isoform X3 encodes the protein MLGTIPFPEGMGGSVYFCYPDQSGMAVWQLLGFVTNEKPSAIFKISGLKSGKGSQHPFGAMNLPQTPTVAQIGISVELLENLAQQTPVASAAVSSVDSFTEFTQKMLDNFYNFASSFAVTQAQMTPNPSEAFIPANVVLKWYENFQRRLTQNPLFWKT